The Motacilla alba alba isolate MOTALB_02 chromosome 22, Motacilla_alba_V1.0_pri, whole genome shotgun sequence genome has a window encoding:
- the LOC119710915 gene encoding predicted GPI-anchored protein 58 yields the protein MECLCFICLIKTKASRAAQGAQPSGAGTLHKAIPRGSPAAERDHGAAGSRAFPAAGPPWRTRPRRGPSSGPSGVAPWAKPLPCGPFLAAEGPRAPDEPRPSVPRAAWPSGRPFFPAEDVTPSSSSSSSSSSPPPPPPPRGPGLRRLARKDAHSARESATVSASREEAAAAAPEISPARPEVPHAEAAAGPLLSLSILSVFLRNAAAPEPCGSTVGPSRAVLPAPAAVFCLTELVVDLIFIFF from the exons ATGGAGTGTCTTTGCTTTATCTGTTTAATTAAAACCAAGGCGAGTAGGGCGGCCCAGGGGGCCCAGCCGTCGGGAGCCGGCACCCTCCACAAAGCGATTCCTCGGGGAAGCCCGGCGGCCGAGCGGGACCACGGGGCAGCCGG GTCTCGGGCTTTCCCGGCAGCAGGACCACCCTGGAGGACTCGGCCACGGCGGGGTCCCTCCTCTGGTCCCTCCGGGGTTGCTCCCTGGGCAAAACCTCTCCCGTGCGGCCCCTTTTTGGCCGCGGAGGGTCCCCGTGCTCCGGACGAGCCCCGTCCCTCGGTGCCGCGGGCAGCCTGGCCGTCTGGGCGCCCGTTTTTCCCCGCTGAAGACGTgaccccttcctcctcctcctcctcctcctcctcctctcctcctcctcctcctcctcctcgcgGCCCGGGGCTCCGTCGGCTCGCGCGTAAGGATGCGCATTCCGCCCGGGAATCCGCCACGGTGTCGGCATCCAG agaagaagcagcagctgcagcccccgAAATCTCGCCCGCCCGGCCTGAAGTTCCGCATGCAGAAGCGGCCGCGGGGCCCCTCCTGAGCCTCTCCATCCTCTCCGTCTTTCTCAGGAACGCCGCGGCCCCGGAGCCGTGCGGGAGCACGGTGGGACCGAGCCGAGCCGTGCTGCCGGCCCCGGCAGCAGTCTTTTGCTTGACAGAACTGGTTGTTgaccttatttttatttttttttaa
- the LOC119710914 gene encoding phytanoyl-CoA hydroxylase-interacting protein, with protein sequence MELLSTPKNIEINNITCDSFRISWAMEKGDLERVTHYFIDLNKKENKNSNKFKHRDVPTKLVAKAVPLPMTVRGHWFLSPRTEYSVAVQTAVKQSDGEYLVSGWSETVEFCTGDYAKEHLAQLQEKAELIAGRMLRFSVFYRNQHKEYFQHVRMHCGNVMKPSLKDNSGSHGSPTSGMLHGIFFSCNTEFNTGQPPQDSPYGRYRFQIPAQRLFNPNTNLYFADFYCMYTAYHYVVLVLAPKGSSGDLFCRERLPQLDISSNKFLTCCVEEGELVYRHAQDSILEVIYTEPVDLSLGVLGEISGHQLMSLSTANAKKDPSCKTCNISVGR encoded by the exons atggagctgctctccaCCCCCAAAAACATCGAGATCAACAACATCACCTGCGACTCCTTCCGCATCTCCTGGGCTATGGAGAAGGGGGACCTGGAGAGGGTCACCCACTACTTCATCGACCTCAACAAGAAGGAGAACAAGAATTCCAACAAGTTCAAGCACCGG GATGTCCCCACCAAGCTGGTGGCCAAGGCGGTGCCGCTGCCCATGACGGTGCGGGGCCACTGGTTCCTGAGCCCCCGCACCGAGTACAGCGTGGCCGTGCAGACCGCGGTCAAGCAGAGCGACGGCGAGTACCTGGTGTCCGGCTGGAGCGAGACCGTGGAGTTCTGCACCGGGG ACTACGCCAAGGAGCACCTagcccagctgcaggagaaagcGGAGCTGATCGCCGGCCGCATGCTGCGCTTCTCCGTCTTCTACCGCAACCAGCACAAGGAGTATTTCCAGCACGTCAG GATGCACTGCGGGAACGTGATGAAGCCGTCGCTGAAGGACAACAGCGGGAGCCACGGCTCGCCCACCAGCGGGATGCTGCACGGCATCTTCTTCAGCTGCAACACCGAGTTCAACACCGGGCAGCCCCCGCAGGACTCGCCCTACGGCCGGTACCGCTTCCAAATCCCGGCGCAGCGCCTCTTCAACCCCAACACCAACCTCTACTTCGCGGACTTCTACTGCATGTACACCGCCTACCACTACGTCGTGCTGGTCCTGGCGCCCAAGGGCTCCTCCGGGGATCTCTTCTGCCGGGAGCGCCTTCCCCAGCTGGACATTTCCTCCAACAAGTTCCTGACGTGCTGCGTGGAGGAGGGCGAGCTGGTGTACCGCCACGCCCAGGACAGCATCCTGGAGGTCATTTACACGGAGCCGGTGGACCTGAGCCTCGGCGTGCTGGGGGAGATCAGCGGCCACCAGCTCATGAGCCTCTCCACCGCCAACGCCAAAAAGGACCCCAGCTGCAAGACGTGCAACATCAGCGTGGGGCGCTAA
- the LOC119710754 gene encoding collagen alpha-1(I) chain-like, with amino-acid sequence GGAEPPLAAHAGAAKAARGGADGSGVEKRPGARNRQRRQQQAAGRREQARSGAGAPAAPPGAAGPRRDASGRFGVCSTPGGERKTRGEPRELLGEGRVGRGHWKSWIRLCPGPCLSFPAPPGRRAGGGRCPRRGDAESRPRHGNGGLGVRRPPPFRPAWCGGSRGTAGLPACHRPPRVPAATHAGLSRACPRHSAPTATHGHPRPRVPPICADPLRPKAAATPRQSPWARRKVTALGTRCHLAAPCPCPAVAQEFCAGIVPAGSCHRVPSASCPLRALSAAVPAASPALRASPGRATGASPQLRRGSAAAPGSPCR; translated from the coding sequence GGGGGTGCCGAGCCCCCTCTCGCTGCCCACGCCGGCGCTGCCAAGGCCGCCCGCGGCGGAGCAGATGGCAGCGGGGTGGAAAAGCGGCCGGGAGCCAGGAATAGGCAGcgcaggcagcagcaggcagcggGACGCCGGGAACAAGCCCGGTCGGGTGCGGGGGCCCCGGCCGCTCCCCCGGGTGCCGCGGGGCCCCGGCGCGACGCCAGCGGGCGTTTCGGGGTTTGCTCAACACCgggtggggaaagaaaaacaaggggaGAGCCGAGGGAGttgctgggagaggggagggtTGGACGCGGGCACTGGAAAAGCTGGATCCGCCTTTGCCCCGgcccgtgcctcagtttccctgcgCCCCCAGGAAGGCGCGCTGGGGGTGGGCGATGCCCGCGGAGGGGGGACGCGGAGTCACGTCCCCGGCACGGGAacggggggctgggggtgaggcGCCCCCCGCCCTTCAGGCCGGCTTGGTGCGGGGGCAGCCGTGGCACCGCGGGGCTGCCAGCGTGCCACCGCCCCCCCCGTGTGCCCGCGGCCACCCACGCCGGGCTCAGCCGCGCGTGTCCCCGTCACTCGGCACCCACGGCCACCCACGGCCACCCACGGCCACGTGTGCCCCCCATCTGCGCAGACCCCCTGCGCCCCAAAGCCGCTGCCACCCCCCGCCAAAGCCCTTGGGCACGGCGGAAGGTCACCGCTCTggggacaaggtgccacctcGCTGCcccgtgcccgtgcccggcGGTGGCGCAGGAATTCTGCGCCGGGATTGTGCCAGCCGGATCGTGTCACCGTGTCCCCAGCGCCTCGTGTCCCCTAAGAGCCCTCAGCGCCGCCGTGCCCGCCGCGTCCCCTGCCCTCCGAGCATCCCCCGGCCGTGCCACCGGCGCGTCGCCCCAGCTCCGCCGGGGTTCGGCGGCCGCTCCGGGGTCGCCGTGCCGGTGA